From a region of the Paenibacillus sp. FSL R10-2734 genome:
- a CDS encoding LemA family protein, with protein sequence MLGIGLVIVIIAVTYLLVAYNRLVMMRNRVKEPFATIEAYLQERFEALTEVAEMVICYATNERETLALVNRMRTGLKDHQLPAEKLSRYVKMEKYLHMINVQVDNYPELKAGDEYLKLQRSINILEEKLSASRRIYNTNVTSYNTMISIYPYRLFARIAGFKSEILLKMEGAKRAEVNWTVS encoded by the coding sequence ATGTTAGGAATCGGCTTGGTCATCGTTATTATAGCAGTAACCTATTTACTGGTTGCTTACAATCGATTGGTCATGATGCGTAATCGTGTGAAGGAGCCTTTTGCTACAATTGAAGCCTATCTACAAGAGCGGTTTGAGGCGCTAACGGAAGTTGCGGAAATGGTCATCTGTTATGCTACAAATGAACGTGAGACCCTAGCGCTAGTGAATAGGATGCGTACTGGTTTAAAAGATCATCAGCTACCTGCTGAGAAGCTAAGTAGATATGTGAAAATGGAGAAGTATCTTCATATGATAAATGTTCAGGTGGACAATTATCCGGAGCTGAAAGCTGGCGATGAGTATCTCAAATTGCAACGTAGCATTAATATTTTGGAGGAAAAGTTATCCGCCAGTAGACGAATCTATAATACAAATGTGACAAGCTACAATACGATGATTAGTATTTATCCTTATCGTTTATTTGCAAGGATAGCTGGATTTAAGTCGGAAATCTTGCTTAAAATGGAGGGCGCCAAACGGGCAGAGGTGAATTGGACGGTATCCTAA
- a CDS encoding response regulator transcription factor, with the protein MKIVIVDDHPLVRRGLASVISMQPNVQFAGEATNGQEAFDVIEATKPDIVLIDLKLADESGLDVIKRARARGIVSKFILLTSSASREDFLRAEEVLVDGYVLKEALPEELLFAIQLVHKGRKYYDPGLMEEKMRISGSSPTDELTPKEKEVLIELGQGACNRRIATRLFISEFTVKKHVSQILAKLQVNDRTQAALYANAIGLTKYEMSYE; encoded by the coding sequence ATGAAAATCGTTATTGTAGACGATCATCCTTTAGTTAGAAGAGGGCTGGCATCTGTCATTTCAATGCAACCGAATGTGCAATTTGCTGGTGAAGCTACGAATGGTCAAGAAGCATTTGACGTGATTGAAGCGACAAAGCCTGATATTGTTCTCATTGATCTTAAGCTTGCTGATGAATCGGGGCTGGATGTCATTAAGAGAGCGCGTGCTCGCGGCATTGTTAGTAAGTTCATTCTGTTGACTTCCTCTGCGAGTAGAGAGGATTTCTTAAGGGCTGAAGAAGTACTGGTAGATGGATATGTCCTGAAAGAAGCGCTGCCGGAGGAATTACTTTTTGCTATCCAGTTGGTGCACAAAGGGAGAAAGTATTATGATCCTGGTCTAATGGAAGAAAAGATGCGTATTAGCGGCAGCAGTCCGACGGATGAATTGACACCGAAAGAGAAGGAAGTACTGATTGAGCTTGGACAAGGTGCTTGCAACAGAAGAATCGCTACACGTCTCTTTATCAGTGAATTTACGGTGAAGAAGCATGTCAGCCAGATTTTAGCGAAGCTGCAGGTGAATGATCGGACACAGGCGGCACTGTACGCAAACGCGATAGGGCTAACGAAATATGAAATGTCTTATGAGTAA
- a CDS encoding NPCBM/NEW2 domain-containing protein, translating to MKKMIAIATSAAMLASFSSEAGYALASDVSKVSVVNTVVQSKAELLSNASVIPFDLYGKAILSAYNDVFRMNPANIKSITNNGGNYSGSPIAKAIDGDMSTHWETGKPNSSTFTNEVVFVFNESTELNRIVYAARQSSAKGKGFAQEFDIYGSTTDAGDYTLVSSGEYKDGAGDVVEIQFAPTAFKRLKFVFKKANQDWASAAEFSFYKEDAVSAKMKNLFTDDTLSQVSAAFNTAEKLTALEQEVQSHPLYAQFKADIENAKVLLENHQIEATPAKVSKLKGYGTEYESAYSQAYRMLNSNVSKVTVNGGSYSGTKPEYMLDDQPNTHWETNKNNDVSFTNEVVFELAQAEVLDRVAFLARDNRKGFPEAFEIYASETSKGETFQLVSSGTATSTNDFLEFKFEPTKFKRLKFKFTKANINRPFAAEFRFYTEDKVSEAVNGIFTDGTMSAVVPAYNSVEAINELEEAAKVHPLYPILKDALDLARKLVNGEVQIEGTLIEAEQRGDMKKHATQNLRIGFGTNNQPTGLVAMPGDTINVYVDAASSDKLPSLVFSQQEAAWNVWARSVQLRPGKNTLNVPEFATNSYYAHDVTKGGTVYIVNPYTADEQGKAPLIRFEGLEKIPFMTKATDPEQFKAFLTTYKQRLDEDKAAHPNVQDRELIDVVEMVSDHVIFTGTATEAYNKFITQGNNPLNTVTGYDTWMKTIFDFYGLDGSSEIHDAKLIRENIRLMQPYGAMYAAGDHTGIQLGTVGTMLGDFNTTYLGWGLNHEIGHRLAMGEREYGEVTNNMVSMLMSVYADSMDTRIPFESDIYKYVIEENKVVMNQQGLFAQLGAYWQLELAHPGYWTELTKLYRERKVSLPNGDNSKQQYLVEFSSEVLGLDLSSYFARHGFTVNPETKEKLAKYPAPQKLWYLNNSVVHYEGTGITDKNVAIKVNITPNPTAKSNTLSFSMDKDIKKDFLGYEVYRDDKLVGFTGTDQFVDTNVDSSINYTYKIVGYDKKLNPLKPVQVKAFKPALSVEDQITLKLNQTFDPMKNVKATNYQGNDITADVTLKSNTVDVTQKGDYEVVYEVKNEGVTETKTTQVTVTSDYAYLSDLNAKSVVVGWGELKKDKAVSGGIITLVRQGLAATYAKGIGVHANSEVVYDTEGKGYDFFESYIGIDQAMKGKSSSATFEVYVDGEKNFASEVFRAGTEHEFVKIPVTGAREVKLVTTDATDGNGSDHTVWADAKFTNTSSKPTITVPEETIFVKLNSEFDVLTDVTATDTEDGNLIGAVEVNSNGFTSSKTGTYNVELSVTDRDGNTAVKTRTIVVYSASKYLSDTAWQSARTDYNVVRKDKASTNNSIKLLVNGVTKEFAKGLGTHANSEIVYNLAGANFEYFETYVGVDRNIPEQNNSSVIFKIFADGVEVYNSGLMKFGTEAKLARISVKGVSELKLVLDNAGNGNASDHGDFADAKFMILNSTPELTIPKSVSTKVGQAIAINESYSAIDSEDGDLTAKVKVTGEDQVKFNRAGKYPITYTVTDSDGNTTTKTRTIAVVDMTDFTYLTDYDWNSTQNSYTAPLKDKSISANTLRLTDESNQVVVYERGIGAHSNSTIVYDLSDKNADYFTSYLGVDRQMYGTVGSVSFEVFVDGEKKFDSGVMGSRDPQKFIELDINGAKELKLVVTDGGNGNGSDHATWGGTRLHFANGDHLFTGDLEQAIAAAKAISLEGFTAESIAAFTASLSGAEAALANPSVTQSEVDAAVAALQQAIEGLTEIDLTQIITIADPYLSASIKTTLGVTGELTLGDMYNLTTLTSETGRARSLEGLQYAKNLETLDITGNEITDFSPLQGLTKLTSLLADPQVVEVGELKGPVVELTNPVKGLDGSKVIPISAGVRNTGTSKEIMFDMNEWAANPDVFTIDLSNEEKGTYMLGITYQVAGNLVQLISFIDNN from the coding sequence ATGAAAAAAATGATTGCGATCGCTACATCGGCAGCCATGTTAGCCAGTTTTTCGAGTGAGGCAGGTTATGCTTTAGCAAGTGATGTAAGCAAGGTAAGTGTAGTGAACACCGTAGTACAAAGCAAAGCTGAGCTATTAAGCAATGCGTCAGTTATTCCGTTTGATCTGTACGGCAAGGCTATCCTAAGCGCTTATAATGATGTTTTTAGAATGAATCCTGCGAATATTAAATCCATCACAAATAACGGTGGCAACTACTCAGGCTCACCTATAGCTAAGGCTATTGATGGCGATATGAGTACGCATTGGGAAACGGGCAAACCGAATAGTTCAACGTTCACGAATGAGGTTGTCTTTGTTTTCAATGAGTCCACTGAATTAAATAGAATCGTATACGCTGCAAGACAATCCAGTGCAAAGGGGAAGGGGTTTGCTCAGGAATTTGATATTTATGGCTCAACTACGGATGCAGGCGATTATACGCTAGTATCCTCTGGAGAATATAAAGACGGAGCAGGTGACGTAGTAGAGATTCAGTTTGCACCCACAGCCTTCAAGAGACTTAAATTTGTCTTCAAAAAAGCTAACCAAGATTGGGCGAGTGCGGCTGAATTTTCTTTTTATAAAGAAGATGCCGTATCCGCTAAGATGAAAAATTTATTTACAGATGATACCTTGAGTCAAGTTAGCGCAGCATTTAATACGGCAGAGAAATTAACAGCATTAGAACAAGAAGTGCAGTCACATCCACTGTACGCGCAGTTTAAAGCAGATATAGAGAACGCCAAAGTACTACTGGAGAACCATCAAATAGAGGCAACACCAGCCAAGGTCTCGAAGCTAAAAGGGTATGGTACAGAATATGAATCTGCCTATAGCCAAGCTTATAGAATGCTAAACTCAAACGTATCTAAAGTAACTGTGAACGGTGGAAGCTACTCGGGCACGAAACCTGAATACATGCTTGATGATCAACCAAATACGCACTGGGAAACGAACAAAAACAATGATGTAAGCTTCACCAATGAAGTTGTGTTTGAGTTAGCACAAGCGGAAGTATTGGATAGAGTGGCTTTCCTGGCTAGAGATAATCGCAAAGGCTTCCCAGAGGCTTTTGAAATTTATGCATCCGAGACGAGTAAGGGAGAAACCTTCCAGCTCGTATCTAGCGGAACCGCCACTAGCACGAACGACTTTCTGGAGTTTAAATTCGAACCTACGAAGTTTAAAAGATTGAAATTCAAGTTCACGAAAGCCAATATCAACAGACCTTTTGCGGCTGAATTTAGATTTTATACAGAGGATAAAGTAAGCGAAGCTGTAAATGGTATTTTCACAGATGGCACGATGAGTGCGGTTGTTCCTGCTTATAATAGCGTCGAAGCAATCAACGAATTAGAAGAAGCGGCAAAAGTACATCCGCTCTATCCAATCCTTAAAGATGCTTTGGATTTAGCTAGAAAGCTAGTGAATGGTGAAGTTCAAATCGAAGGCACCCTCATTGAGGCCGAGCAGCGTGGTGATATGAAAAAGCATGCGACGCAAAACCTGAGAATTGGTTTCGGTACGAACAACCAACCTACGGGGCTTGTGGCAATGCCTGGTGATACGATCAATGTTTATGTGGATGCAGCTTCTAGCGATAAACTACCTTCTTTAGTCTTTTCTCAACAAGAGGCAGCTTGGAATGTTTGGGCTAGAAGCGTGCAATTGCGTCCGGGTAAGAACACTTTAAACGTTCCTGAATTTGCGACGAATAGTTATTATGCACATGATGTGACTAAGGGCGGTACGGTGTATATCGTAAATCCATATACGGCTGATGAACAAGGGAAGGCGCCTCTGATCCGGTTCGAAGGTTTAGAGAAGATTCCATTTATGACGAAGGCTACAGATCCAGAGCAATTTAAAGCTTTCCTTACCACATACAAACAAAGATTAGACGAAGATAAAGCTGCTCATCCGAATGTTCAAGATCGTGAGCTCATCGATGTGGTTGAAATGGTCAGCGATCATGTTATTTTTACAGGAACAGCTACAGAAGCGTACAACAAGTTTATTACGCAAGGTAATAATCCACTGAATACCGTAACCGGCTACGATACTTGGATGAAGACGATCTTTGACTTCTATGGCTTAGATGGCAGTAGCGAGATCCATGATGCCAAGCTAATCCGTGAAAATATTCGATTGATGCAGCCTTATGGTGCAATGTATGCTGCGGGCGATCATACAGGGATACAACTTGGAACAGTGGGGACTATGTTAGGAGATTTTAATACGACTTATCTAGGCTGGGGATTGAATCATGAAATTGGGCATCGCTTGGCTATGGGTGAACGAGAATATGGCGAAGTAACCAATAATATGGTGTCTATGTTGATGTCAGTCTATGCGGACTCGATGGATACTCGTATTCCTTTTGAAAGTGATATTTATAAATATGTGATCGAAGAAAATAAAGTGGTTATGAATCAGCAGGGCTTATTTGCACAGCTTGGTGCCTACTGGCAGTTGGAATTGGCGCACCCGGGTTACTGGACAGAACTGACCAAGCTGTACCGCGAGCGGAAGGTATCCCTTCCGAACGGCGACAACTCCAAGCAGCAGTATTTGGTGGAGTTCTCCTCTGAAGTGCTGGGGTTAGACTTAAGCAGCTATTTTGCCAGACATGGCTTCACTGTGAATCCTGAAACGAAAGAGAAGCTAGCTAAATATCCAGCACCTCAAAAACTATGGTATTTAAATAACTCGGTCGTTCATTATGAGGGAACAGGAATAACAGATAAGAATGTTGCGATAAAGGTTAATATCACGCCTAACCCTACTGCTAAATCGAACACATTAAGCTTCAGTATGGATAAGGATATTAAGAAAGATTTCTTAGGATATGAAGTGTATAGAGACGATAAGCTAGTAGGGTTTACAGGGACTGACCAGTTCGTGGACACGAATGTAGATAGCAGCATCAATTATACGTACAAGATCGTTGGTTATGATAAGAAGCTGAACCCACTGAAGCCGGTACAGGTTAAAGCCTTCAAGCCAGCGCTGTCAGTTGAAGATCAAATTACGTTAAAGCTTAATCAAACCTTTGATCCGATGAAGAATGTAAAAGCGACTAACTATCAAGGGAACGATATTACTGCTGATGTCACCCTGAAATCAAATACCGTCGATGTAACGCAAAAAGGCGATTACGAAGTGGTATATGAAGTGAAGAACGAAGGGGTTACAGAAACCAAAACTACACAGGTTACGGTAACGAGTGACTATGCCTATCTTTCGGATCTCAATGCCAAGTCAGTTGTTGTAGGTTGGGGTGAATTAAAGAAAGACAAAGCCGTTTCTGGTGGAATTATCACCCTTGTTCGACAAGGATTAGCTGCAACTTATGCCAAAGGGATCGGCGTACATGCGAACTCTGAAGTTGTTTATGATACTGAGGGTAAAGGCTATGACTTCTTTGAAAGCTATATCGGAATCGATCAAGCGATGAAAGGAAAGTCATCCTCTGCAACCTTTGAAGTGTATGTAGATGGAGAGAAGAATTTCGCGAGCGAGGTTTTCCGGGCAGGGACAGAGCACGAATTTGTAAAAATCCCTGTGACTGGCGCACGCGAAGTGAAGCTGGTTACAACAGATGCTACAGATGGTAATGGTTCAGACCATACGGTATGGGCGGATGCGAAGTTTACGAATACTTCAAGCAAACCGACCATTACAGTGCCGGAAGAGACAATCTTCGTTAAGCTGAATAGTGAATTTGATGTTTTGACCGATGTTACAGCTACTGATACGGAAGATGGTAACTTGATTGGAGCCGTTGAGGTAAACTCGAATGGGTTCACTTCAAGCAAAACAGGTACTTATAACGTCGAACTATCAGTTACTGATCGGGATGGAAATACAGCTGTAAAGACTAGAACAATCGTTGTATACAGCGCTAGTAAATACCTGAGTGATACAGCTTGGCAATCGGCAAGAACGGATTATAATGTAGTTCGAAAGGATAAAGCAAGTACTAACAATTCGATTAAACTACTCGTAAATGGTGTAACAAAAGAGTTCGCTAAGGGCTTAGGAACGCATGCCAACTCCGAGATCGTGTATAATCTGGCGGGTGCTAATTTCGAATATTTTGAAACATATGTAGGGGTTGACCGAAATATCCCAGAGCAAAACAACTCCAGTGTGATCTTCAAAATCTTCGCTGATGGGGTAGAAGTGTATAATAGCGGACTGATGAAATTTGGTACGGAAGCCAAACTAGCTCGAATTTCTGTGAAGGGTGTAAGTGAACTGAAATTGGTATTAGACAATGCAGGCAACGGAAATGCTTCAGATCATGGCGATTTCGCTGATGCGAAGTTTATGATCCTGAACAGTACACCAGAGCTTACGATACCTAAATCTGTATCTACCAAAGTGGGCCAAGCGATAGCCATAAACGAAAGCTATTCAGCAATAGATTCAGAGGACGGTGACTTGACGGCTAAAGTTAAGGTTACGGGTGAAGATCAAGTTAAATTTAATAGAGCCGGAAAGTATCCGATCACGTACACTGTAACCGATAGTGATGGAAATACGACCACGAAGACTAGAACTATAGCCGTAGTAGACATGACGGACTTTACGTACCTGACGGATTATGATTGGAATTCTACTCAGAACAGCTATACCGCACCTTTGAAGGATAAATCTATTAGTGCCAATACGCTGAGATTAACAGATGAGAGCAACCAAGTAGTGGTATACGAAAGAGGGATTGGAGCACACTCTAACTCCACGATTGTGTACGATCTAAGCGACAAGAACGCGGACTACTTCACTTCCTATTTAGGTGTAGATCGACAAATGTATGGTACGGTCGGTTCGGTGAGCTTTGAAGTATTCGTCGATGGAGAGAAGAAATTCGATAGTGGCGTTATGGGCTCCAGAGATCCGCAGAAATTCATTGAATTGGATATTAACGGAGCAAAAGAGCTGAAATTAGTCGTTACAGACGGCGGAAATGGTAACGGATCTGACCATGCTACATGGGGAGGAACCAGACTACATTTTGCGAATGGAGATCACCTATTCACTGGAGATCTGGAACAAGCGATTGCAGCGGCGAAAGCAATTTCTCTAGAAGGCTTCACGGCTGAGAGTATAGCAGCATTTACGGCCAGCCTTTCGGGTGCAGAAGCAGCTTTGGCTAATCCTTCTGTCACACAAAGTGAAGTTGATGCAGCTGTAGCAGCATTACAACAAGCAATAGAGGGTCTGACCGAAATAGACCTCACGCAAATCATTACTATTGCGGACCCATATTTAAGTGCTTCGATCAAGACCACTTTAGGCGTAACTGGAGAATTAACATTAGGTGATATGTATAACCTTACAACGTTAACGAGTGAGACCGGAAGAGCTAGATCCTTGGAAGGTCTACAGTACGCCAAGAACCTAGAGACACTTGATATTACTGGAAATGAAATTACAGATTTCTCCCCACTACAAGGGTTAACTAAACTAACGAGCTTATTGGCTGACCCTCAAGTGGTAGAGGTTGGAGAATTAAAGGGACCTGTGGTTGAATTGACCAATCCGGTGAAAGGGCTCGATGGCAGTAAAGTGATCCCTATTTCAGCAGGGGTCAGAAACACTGGAACATCTAAAGAAATCATGTTTGATATGAATGAATGGGCAGCTAATCCTGATGTGTTCACTATAGACCTATCGAACGAGGAGAAGGGAACTTACATGCTGGGGATAACTTACCAAGTCGCAGGTAATCTCGTGCAATTGATTTCTTTTATTGATAACAATTAA
- a CDS encoding patatin-like phospholipase family protein: MLEHLSDEEIQQLAPEIQEEHYVPGKLIMQQGEVSQRIYILVSGQVQVFISTEIKVELAVLSKGQFFGEMSCLTRDPISAHVEAIDNVHVISVSRNGMLLLMDKNREFRSLIIESMIKRIQNSNERVLEEHSKSQIIMKLHESEEQERYGELIGESAEMRTLLGSIEHLSTKRAHVVVIGEPGTGKVNVARALHYRATNGQYPLLVLNVADMSLVDWETKVIAAKGGTIVIEEAESCPSEKLLQMLGAATQLRIILTSTCSLKTVSHLAVLSVPPLRERTEDIPLLAQYFLEKEGAGNAQEILSQEALSMLSLFPYLDNNVEELRNIVREAYIRSEGRMIYSHHLRFGRVRKAGDRPVIGLALGSGAARGMAHLGVLNILEREGIPIDMIAGTSVGAMVGGAYAAGMSVKECMKVLSTISWGQLVRPTFPMRSLVHNAPIISFIEKHVGKRLIEDLPIPFGAIASDVSTGEAHIMRTGSLAHAIAASTAVPVAMRPVNYQGKHLADGAIVHPVPAALVRSMGADIVIAVNVCPESFTKGAARHLIDSLMNTIDIMSAKLIKEELQLADVILRPDLGFNQISFKDADDYIAAGEVVTREAIAQIRQKIATS, translated from the coding sequence ATGCTTGAGCACCTGTCCGATGAAGAAATACAGCAGTTAGCCCCAGAAATACAAGAAGAGCATTATGTACCCGGCAAGCTCATCATGCAACAGGGCGAGGTCAGCCAGCGGATTTATATTTTGGTATCCGGTCAGGTACAAGTATTTATTAGTACGGAAATAAAGGTAGAACTAGCTGTACTCTCGAAGGGCCAGTTCTTCGGGGAAATGTCCTGTCTTACCAGAGACCCTATCAGTGCGCATGTAGAAGCGATCGATAACGTTCATGTGATATCTGTATCCCGGAATGGCATGCTGCTGTTGATGGATAAAAATCGCGAGTTCCGCAGCCTGATCATCGAATCCATGATCAAGAGAATCCAAAATTCCAACGAACGTGTACTAGAAGAACATTCGAAAAGTCAGATCATCATGAAACTTCATGAATCCGAGGAACAAGAACGTTATGGTGAGCTTATCGGAGAAAGCGCCGAAATGCGAACACTTCTCGGATCGATTGAACACCTGTCAACGAAGCGGGCCCACGTTGTCGTGATAGGCGAACCCGGTACAGGGAAGGTAAACGTAGCAAGGGCACTTCATTACCGAGCAACGAACGGACAATATCCGCTACTGGTGTTAAATGTAGCAGACATGAGCCTCGTTGATTGGGAGACCAAGGTCATTGCGGCAAAAGGAGGGACCATTGTCATCGAGGAAGCCGAATCCTGTCCTTCTGAGAAGTTGCTGCAGATGCTAGGGGCAGCTACACAGCTACGAATCATTCTGACTAGCACTTGTTCCCTGAAGACCGTTTCCCATTTAGCCGTCTTGTCTGTCCCTCCTCTTCGTGAGCGAACTGAAGATATACCGCTGCTTGCGCAATACTTTTTAGAGAAAGAAGGAGCAGGAAATGCGCAAGAAATCCTCTCTCAAGAAGCCCTGAGTATGCTGTCCCTGTTCCCTTACCTCGACAATAATGTAGAGGAATTAAGAAATATCGTAAGGGAAGCCTATATTCGGAGCGAAGGACGTATGATTTACAGTCACCACCTCCGCTTCGGTCGAGTCCGTAAAGCAGGAGATCGCCCCGTTATTGGCCTGGCGTTAGGAAGCGGTGCTGCAAGAGGCATGGCTCATCTTGGTGTGTTAAACATTCTGGAGCGGGAGGGCATTCCCATAGATATGATCGCAGGAACAAGCGTCGGAGCTATGGTAGGAGGTGCCTATGCAGCCGGAATGTCTGTAAAAGAATGTATGAAGGTTCTTTCTACGATCAGTTGGGGACAACTGGTGCGCCCAACCTTCCCTATGCGCTCCCTTGTTCATAACGCGCCCATCATCAGCTTTATCGAAAAGCATGTCGGTAAGCGTCTAATTGAGGATCTGCCGATACCCTTCGGCGCAATAGCCTCAGACGTCTCCACCGGTGAGGCTCATATTATGAGGACGGGTTCACTTGCACATGCCATTGCCGCAAGTACAGCCGTTCCCGTAGCCATGCGACCTGTCAATTATCAAGGAAAGCACTTAGCCGATGGAGCCATTGTTCATCCTGTGCCAGCTGCGCTAGTACGAAGCATGGGAGCCGATATTGTGATAGCAGTTAACGTTTGCCCTGAATCTTTCACAAAGGGAGCAGCCAGACATCTGATAGATTCCTTAATGAATACGATAGACATCATGAGCGCAAAGCTAATAAAGGAAGAGCTGCAGTTAGCGGATGTAATCTTGCGTCCCGATCTTGGCTTTAATCAAATCAGCTTTAAGGATGCGGACGACTACATAGCCGCTGGGGAAGTGGTAACAAGAGAAGCGATTGCCCAAATCCGCCAGAAGATAGCAACTTCTTAG
- a CDS encoding IS30 family transposase: MGYTHLNITERSQLEILLRLGWSNRQIGKELGRHHSTIARERNRESCRETYAAEIAQASYTERRVSCKPKGRFTLELASELEANLQQTWSPEQIAEHRRLHGKSFVCFKTIYRWLYTGRLATGEVKVLRHKGKRRKPMETRGRFLIGKPISQRPKEVRKREAFGHWELDTVVSSRGKSRACAATFIERKTRMYLALKMPDRTAHSMEIAFGVIASQYPHKTFLTATTDRGKEFACYSALETFHGLDIYFADPYSSWQRGSNENGNGLLREFFPKGHDFGQVTDEELAHTIHLINNRPRKCLGWKSAHESFMEQVSHLA; this comes from the coding sequence ATGGGCTACACACATCTTAACATAACTGAACGCAGTCAGCTAGAAATCTTACTTCGCTTGGGATGGTCCAATCGACAGATTGGCAAGGAACTAGGCAGACATCACTCCACCATTGCTAGAGAGCGAAACAGAGAGAGTTGCAGGGAGACGTACGCCGCAGAGATTGCACAGGCTAGTTACACGGAGCGGCGAGTATCGTGTAAACCAAAGGGTCGGTTTACCCTTGAGTTAGCCAGCGAACTGGAAGCAAACCTACAGCAGACTTGGTCACCTGAGCAAATTGCCGAGCATAGGAGACTTCACGGTAAATCGTTCGTTTGTTTCAAGACCATCTACCGTTGGCTCTATACTGGACGCCTTGCTACAGGTGAAGTAAAGGTACTAAGACATAAGGGTAAACGGCGTAAGCCCATGGAGACACGTGGACGCTTTCTCATCGGGAAACCCATTAGCCAGCGCCCTAAAGAGGTGCGTAAACGAGAGGCTTTCGGACATTGGGAATTGGATACGGTTGTATCCAGCCGAGGAAAAAGCCGAGCCTGTGCCGCCACATTCATCGAGCGCAAGACACGGATGTATCTAGCCCTAAAAATGCCAGACCGTACGGCTCACTCGATGGAGATCGCTTTCGGTGTCATTGCTAGCCAGTACCCTCACAAAACTTTTCTAACGGCTACGACAGATCGCGGGAAAGAATTCGCCTGCTATAGCGCCCTAGAAACCTTTCACGGACTGGATATCTACTTTGCCGATCCCTATTCGTCCTGGCAACGAGGATCTAACGAAAACGGGAATGGGCTACTTCGAGAGTTCTTTCCAAAAGGTCATGACTTTGGGCAGGTTACTGATGAGGAACTCGCTCATACCATCCATCTCATTAACAACCGCCCTCGAAAATGTCTAGGATGGAAATCTGCTCACGAATCTTTTATGGAACAGGTGTCGCACTTAGCTTGA